A genomic stretch from Xiphophorus maculatus strain JP 163 A chromosome 14, X_maculatus-5.0-male, whole genome shotgun sequence includes:
- the LOC106700418 gene encoding general transcription factor II-I repeat domain-containing protein 2-like codes for MAKRKVDTENRGFQTRWESEYMFTEVAGKPVCLLCGESVAVLKEYNLRRHYETKHADKNKNMDMEQRLQKAEELKRGLKSRQALFKKAKSQGQAAVKASFILAEEIAKSARPFTEGDFIKNCLIKVCDEVCPEKRQLFLNVSLSRNTIAERVVQLSINLKEQLVKKGKDFIAYSLAVDESADISDIAQLSIFIRGVDSSLSVTEELLALRPMHGTTTGHDLYEEVSRCVNEMELPWEKLVGLTTDGAPAMCGHRSGLVAKIREKMQEENATGELTAYYCIIHQEALCGKALKMEHVMSIITRAVNFIRAKGLNHRQFKVFLTELETEHGDLPYHTEVRWLSQGKVLQRCFELREEICLFLDSKGKDTTQLRDEMFLCEMAFLCDITSHLNTMNLQLQGRDRVISDMYSTVKAFKTKLTLWETQMRKENLSHFPSCQTMKEKLSTSAFPSAQFADKIGMLSADFRRRFADFEAQKNRFELLRNPFAVDVESSPPNLQMELIDLQCNDALRAKYAAVGAAEFARFLPDTMPQLRIQAAQTLSMFGSTYLCEQLFSLMNLNKTSHRSRLTAEHLHSILRISSAQSLTPNIDELVEKMGHHQVSPSTSNK; via the coding sequence atggcaaaaaggAAGGTGGACACTGAGAACCGGGGGTTTCAAACAAGGTGGGAGTCGGAGTATATGTTCACGGAGGTAGCTGGAAAACCTGTGTGTCTTCTGTGTGGAGAAAGTGTGGCGGTACTGAAAGAGTATAATCTGAGACGACATTATGAAACGAAACACGCggacaaaaacaagaatatgGACATGGAACAAAGGCTACAGAAGGCCGAGGAATTAAAACGAGGCCTCAAATCTCGACAGGCTCTGTTCAAAAAAGCCAAATCACAAGGCCAGGCTGCTGTCAAGGCCAGTTTTATTTTGGCAGAAGAGATCGCTAAATCAGCCCGGCCATTTACGGAGGGGGATTTCATCAAAAACTGTTTGATTAAAGTTTGTGACGAAGTTTGCCCAGAAAAAAGGCAActctttttaaatgtgagtCTGAGCAGAAACACCATTGCCGAGCGAGTAGTCCAGTTGTCCATCAATCTAAAAGAGCAGCTTGTGAAAAAGGGAAAAGATTTCATCGCATATTCCTTGGCTGTGGATGAGAGCGCCGACATTTCTGACATTGCCCAGTTGTCAATTTTCATCCGCGGAGTGGACTCCAGCCTAAGCGTGACAGAGGAGTTGTTGGCTTTACGTCCTATGCATGGCACAACTACGGGGCATGATTTGTATGAAGAGGTGTCAAGATGTGTAAATGAGATGGAGCTGCCTTGGGAAAAACTCGTGGGTTTGACAACCGACGGAGCACCTGCGATGTGTGGACACAGGAGCGGACTGGTGGCGAAGATACGGGAAAAGATGCAAGAGGAAAACGCGACAGGTGAGCTGACAGCTTATTATTGTATCATACACCAGGAAGCGTTGTGTGGTAAAGCCTTAAAAATGGAACATGTAATGAGCATCATCACACGCGCAGTTAACTTTATCAGAGCCAAAGGTTTAAATCACCGCCAGTTCAAAGTATTTCTGACGGAGTTAGAAACGGAGCATGGTGATTTGCCTTATCACACAGAGGTGCGATGGTTAAGCCAGGGAAAGGTGCTCCAAAGATGTTTCGAGCTTCGTGAGGAGATTTGTCTGTTCTTGGACAGCAAAGGGAAAGACACAACACAACTCCGAGACgagatgtttctgtgtgaaatgGCTTTTCTGTGTGACATTACAAGTCATCTGAATACAATGAACTTGCAGCTGCAGGGTCGGGATCGTGTCATCTCTGATATGTACAGTACAGTGAAGgcatttaaaaccaaactgaCTCTGTGGGAGACGCAGATGCGGAAAGAAAATTTGAGCCACTTTCCCAGCTGCCAGACCATGAAAGAGAAGCTCTCTACCAGTGCGTTCCCGAGCGCACAGTTTGCTGATAAAATAGGTATGCTTTCCGCTGACTTTCGACGCCGATTTGCTGACTttgaagcacaaaaaaacaggtTTGAACTGCTCCGTAATCCATTTGCTGTTGACGTGGAAAGCTCACCACCAAACCTCCAAATGGAGTTGATTGACCTCCAATGCAATGATGCACTGAGGGCAAAATATGCGGCAGTGGGTGCTGCGGAGTTTGCCCGTTTCCTCCCCGACACAATGCCCCAGCTGCGCATCCAGGCTGCTCAAACGTTGTCTATGTTTGGCAGCACATACCTGTGTGAACAACTGTTTTCTTTGATGAACCTGAACAAAACATCACACAGAAGTCGACTTACTGCTGAACACcttcactcaattctgaggattTCCTCAGCTCAGAGCCTTACCCCGAACATTGATGAACTTGTGGAAAAGATGGGACACCACCAAGTATCACCCTCAACCTCAAACAAGTGA
- the LOC102222065 gene encoding leucine-rich melanocyte differentiation-associated protein-like isoform X1 has protein sequence MELQTAAEHKQVNQALGFHWLSFAYQGLTEIPYDSILMQTDTLKVLDLSYNILDENPALLGRLEKLSTLILDSNNYTSHVKFPYMPSITAMCINKNKINNLPVFVEEIWQKFPNIKVLSMMNNEAAPSYFNGGSLSQYIDYRLYVISQIPGLEILDDTEVLEKERVQARKTYRLQQNSLSSRKKKDESSRKHTHMQRKVNTIIRQ, from the exons ATGGAGCTACAGACCGCAGCTGAGCACAAGCAGGTCAACCAAGCCTTGGGTTTCCACTGGCTTTCTTTTGCCTATCAGGGCCTGACAGAGATCCCATATGACAGCATACTGATGCAGACAGACACGCTCAAGGTGCTGGACCTGAGTTACAATATCTTGGATGA GAACCCGGCTCTGTTGGGGCGGCTGGAGAAGCTCAGCACTCTGATTCTAGACTCCAACAACTACACATCTCATGTCAAGTTCCCCTACATGCCAAGTATCACCGCCATGTGCATCAACAAGAACAAGATCAATAACCTACCCGTGTTTGTGGAGGAAATTTGGCAAAAGTTCCCCAACATCAA GGTCCTCAGTATGATGAACAACGAGGCTGCACCTAGCTACTTCAATGGAGGAAGTCTGTCCCAATATATAGATTACCG ACTTTACGTAATCAGTCAGATCCCAGGCCTGGAAATTCTGGACGATACAGAGGTTCTGGAGAAGGAGAGAGTTCAAGCCAGGAAAACCTAcaggctgcagcagaacagtctcagcagcaggaagaagaagGACGAGTCAtccaggaaacacacacacatgcagaggaAGGTCAATACCATCATCAGACAATAA
- the LOC102222065 gene encoding leucine-rich melanocyte differentiation-associated protein-like isoform X2 has product MELQTAAEHKQVNQALGFHWLSFAYQGLTEIPYDSILMQTDTLKVLDLSYNILDENPALLGRLEKLSTLILDSNNYTSHVKFPYMPSITAMCINKNKINNLPVFVEEIWQKFPNIKLAIFSGCAGRLYVISQIPGLEILDDTEVLEKERVQARKTYRLQQNSLSSRKKKDESSRKHTHMQRKVNTIIRQ; this is encoded by the exons ATGGAGCTACAGACCGCAGCTGAGCACAAGCAGGTCAACCAAGCCTTGGGTTTCCACTGGCTTTCTTTTGCCTATCAGGGCCTGACAGAGATCCCATATGACAGCATACTGATGCAGACAGACACGCTCAAGGTGCTGGACCTGAGTTACAATATCTTGGATGA GAACCCGGCTCTGTTGGGGCGGCTGGAGAAGCTCAGCACTCTGATTCTAGACTCCAACAACTACACATCTCATGTCAAGTTCCCCTACATGCCAAGTATCACCGCCATGTGCATCAACAAGAACAAGATCAATAACCTACCCGTGTTTGTGGAGGAAATTTGGCAAAAGTTCCCCAACATCAAGTTAGCCATTTTTTCAGGATGTGCAGGCAG ACTTTACGTAATCAGTCAGATCCCAGGCCTGGAAATTCTGGACGATACAGAGGTTCTGGAGAAGGAGAGAGTTCAAGCCAGGAAAACCTAcaggctgcagcagaacagtctcagcagcaggaagaagaagGACGAGTCAtccaggaaacacacacacatgcagaggaAGGTCAATACCATCATCAGACAATAA